One window of Helicobacter winghamensis ATCC BAA-430 genomic DNA carries:
- the clpP gene encoding ATP-dependent Clp endopeptidase proteolytic subunit ClpP — MGYYVPTVIEKTGRGERAYDIYSRLLKDRIILLSGQIDDGLASSIVAQLLFLEAEDPEKDIYLYINSPGGVVTSGLSIYDTMNYVKPDISTICIGQAASMGAFLLSCGTKGKRYSLPNSRIMIHQPLGGAQGQATEIEIQAKEILRLKSSLNEILASNTNQPLEKIAKDTDRDFYLSAKEAQEYGLIDSVLEKSLK; from the coding sequence ATGGGTTATTATGTGCCAACAGTGATTGAAAAAACTGGGCGCGGTGAAAGAGCGTATGATATTTATTCTAGGCTTTTAAAAGATAGAATTATTCTCTTAAGCGGACAGATTGATGATGGATTGGCATCATCTATCGTTGCTCAATTACTATTCTTAGAAGCCGAAGATCCAGAAAAAGATATTTATTTGTATATCAACTCCCCCGGTGGTGTAGTAACAAGTGGCTTAAGCATTTATGATACGATGAATTATGTCAAGCCCGATATTAGCACGATTTGCATAGGGCAAGCAGCAAGTATGGGGGCATTTTTGCTAAGTTGTGGCACAAAAGGTAAGCGGTATTCCCTGCCAAACTCTCGCATTATGATTCATCAGCCTTTAGGGGGAGCGCAAGGACAGGCGACAGAGATTGAAATCCAAGCAAAAGAAATTTTACGCTTAAAATCTAGTTTAAATGAAATTCTAGCAAGCAATACAAATCAGCCATTAGAAAAAATTGCAAAAGATACGGATAGAGATTTTTACTTAAGCGCAAAAGAAGCGCAGGAATATGGTTTGATTGATAGTGTTTTGGAAAAAAGTTTAAAATAA